One genomic segment of Pirellulales bacterium includes these proteins:
- a CDS encoding Lpg1974 family pore-forming outer membrane protein, translated as MVRFSHRLRVLLICLAATLPVAAVGRASDSNGDGNPWPGPTDSRVSQAGISGWRSPIYNSSATNYESTPARQYDRWKGASLPDDSASQPTDPPPPRSSSPTFQRPAPKAWPSPYWQMPPGANSSPPRQYPPANKPQRDVRLAAHMEADQNQPEAPNQPQPPSQPSAAHDAPGGPAPTAAAYSEWPCEQPGYWAPQCDFLPCGRWFGGGEFLLVRPHQTGDTAFQISPNGGSGPAIQNVNFDSPYKAAFRTIVGIQTSCDQSLRFTYTNIFDDTLKSAAVPNGSVIVSPLGASINPGDSIAATDHLKLNLWDIENVRKLELPSCVCNGCPGWDVSWSWGARIIDLSETIKNEVSGPDAGIFTQQSTFVGAGPRLGLEIHRQLGESRVSGFFSADAALLLGGQDTTGTSTPSGTTSAQIVPNFDLRVGLCFQPRSQMAISVGWMFETFGNATMLNENASLALVSSPQANNLSYDGLFVRGELHY; from the coding sequence ATGGTTCGGTTTTCACACCGGCTTCGCGTGCTCCTGATTTGCCTTGCCGCCACTCTGCCGGTCGCCGCCGTCGGACGCGCATCGGATTCCAACGGCGACGGCAACCCATGGCCCGGACCTACGGATTCCCGCGTTTCACAAGCCGGCATCAGCGGCTGGCGTTCGCCGATCTACAACAGCAGCGCCACGAATTACGAAAGCACCCCGGCTCGCCAATACGATCGGTGGAAGGGGGCCTCGCTACCTGACGACTCAGCGAGCCAACCGACCGATCCCCCACCGCCGCGCAGTTCCTCACCAACATTCCAACGACCGGCGCCTAAGGCTTGGCCGAGTCCGTATTGGCAAATGCCCCCTGGCGCGAACTCGTCTCCGCCCCGGCAGTATCCACCGGCGAACAAACCGCAGCGCGACGTGCGACTGGCGGCCCACATGGAGGCCGACCAGAATCAGCCCGAGGCTCCGAATCAGCCTCAGCCTCCAAGCCAACCGTCGGCAGCACATGATGCTCCGGGCGGCCCGGCCCCCACCGCCGCTGCCTATTCCGAATGGCCCTGCGAGCAGCCCGGCTACTGGGCGCCGCAATGCGACTTCTTGCCCTGCGGCCGATGGTTCGGCGGCGGCGAATTCCTGCTCGTCCGTCCGCACCAGACCGGCGATACCGCGTTCCAGATTAGTCCCAATGGCGGTAGCGGCCCCGCGATTCAGAACGTCAACTTCGATTCTCCCTACAAAGCCGCGTTTCGGACGATTGTCGGCATTCAGACGAGCTGCGACCAGTCGCTGCGGTTCACCTACACGAACATCTTCGACGACACGCTCAAATCGGCCGCCGTCCCCAACGGCAGCGTGATCGTCTCGCCGTTGGGTGCGAGCATCAACCCCGGCGACTCGATCGCCGCCACCGATCATCTGAAATTGAACCTGTGGGACATTGAGAACGTCCGCAAGCTGGAGTTGCCGAGCTGCGTTTGCAATGGCTGCCCGGGCTGGGACGTGAGTTGGTCGTGGGGCGCGCGAATTATCGACCTCAGCGAAACGATCAAGAACGAGGTTTCCGGACCCGACGCGGGAATCTTCACGCAGCAATCGACCTTCGTTGGGGCTGGGCCCCGGTTGGGGCTCGAAATCCATCGCCAATTGGGCGAAAGCCGTGTCTCGGGATTCTTCAGCGCCGACGCGGCCCTGCTACTCGGTGGGCAGGATACGACTGGAACCAGCACGCCCTCGGGCACGACGAGCGCGCAGATCGTGCCGAATTTCGATCTGCGCGTCGGTCTCTGCTTTCAGCCGCGATCCCAGATGGCCATCAGCGTGGGTTGGATGTTCGAGACCTTCGGCAACGCGACCATGCTGAACGAAAACGCTTCGCTGGCCCTCGTGTCCAGCCCGCAAGCCAACAATCTCTCCTACGACGGGCTATTCGTCCGCGGCGAGCTACATTACTAG